The following is a genomic window from Amycolatopsis acidiphila.
ACGGCCAGTGGTGCGGTCCGGCCGGCCACGCTCGCCGGATGCACGGTCTCGACCTGCGCCGGCGCGGCGGCTGTCGTCAGGATCTGCTGCACGAACTGGGCGCCGCTGGGGTTGACCGCATCCGAGACGACGACCCTGTTGGGCTGACCGAGCTCGAGGATCCCGTAGACCTCCTTGTCGTCCAGCAGTTTCCGCGCCTCGTCCGGGCCGGTGACCCGCCAGGCGAGCGCGCCACCGCCCTGGGTGGCGATGTGCGCCGCGGCGGCGCGCAGCTGCGGCGGCGCGGTGACCGCGACGGGCAGGCCGTGCGGGCTCACCGTCGCCTGGACGCCGACCGTCATCAGGCCGAGCAAGATCGCGATCACGGCACCGGCCAGCGCCGCGAGGGAGGCCAGCTTCATGACGTCCTCCAACTATTCTTCGTCCGTTGAATTTCACCACGGTAAGCCTCGGTCCGACAGGAAGTCAACGCCTGTTGAATAGTGCTGGCGGTAAGGTCCGGTTCGTGGACAAGCGACTGGTGCTGTGGGACATCGACCAGACCCTCATCGACCTGCGGGGCGCGGGCCGCGACTGGTACACCCAGGTGCTCTCGGAGGTCGTCGGCGTCGCGATGACGGGGATGCCGCCGTTCTTCGGGCGCACCGAGCTGGCGATCACGTCGGAGCTGTTGACCCTGCACGGCATCGAGCCGGACGAGGAGACCGTGCGGAAGGTGTGGGCGGGCCTGGTGCTGGCGTCCGAACAGGCCGTGCCGACGCTGACGCAGCGCGGCCTCGCACTGCCGGGCGCGGCGGCGGCACTGGCCGGGCTGGCCGCGCAGGAGCACGCCGTGCAGTCACTGGTCACCGGCAACCTGCGCGAGGTCGCCTGGCACAAGCTTTCGGCGTTCGACCTGCACGAACACCTGGACTTCGAGATCGGCGGCTACGGCTCGCTCTCCGCCTACCGGCCGGACCTGGTCGCGCACGCCGTCGAGCAGGCGAGCGCCCGGCACAGCCCGTTCGCGTGGGACGCGGTGGTCGTCATCGGCGACACCCCGCACGACATCGACGCCGCCCTCGCCCACGGCGCGGTGGCCGTGGGCGTGGCGACGGGTCGCTTCGACGCCTCGACGTTGCGCGCAGCGGGGGCGCACGTCGTGTTCACCGACCTGTCGGACACCCAGGCGGTGCTCGACGCGGTGCTGGGCTGAGCTCAGCCGCGGACGAGCTTCACCAGGTGGGCGACCACCTCGTCGACCGGGACGTCCTGGCGGTCACCGGACGCGCGGTCCTTGACCTCCACGACGCCCTTGGCCAGGCCGCGGCCGACCACGAGGATCGTCGGCACGCCGATCAGCTCGGCGTCGGCGAACTTCACGCCCGGCGTGGCCTTGCGGTCGTCGAGCAGGACCCGCACCCCGGCGGCGTCCAGGTCGGCGGCCAGCTTCTCCGCACCCGCGGCGACGGACTCGTCCTTGCCGGCGATCACGACGTGCACGTCCGCCGGCGCCACCGCACGCGGCCAGACCAGGCCCAGCTCGTCGTGGTACTGCTCGGCGATCACGCCGACCAGCCGGGACACGCCGACTCCGTAGGAGCCCATCGTGATGCGGATCGGCTTCGAGTCCGGGCCGAGCGCGTCCACCTCGAACGCGTTGGTGTACTTGCGGCCCAGCTGGAAGATGTGCCCGATCTCGATCCCGCGTGCCGCGACCAGCGTGCCGTGGCCGTCGGGCGAGGCGTCGCCCTCGCGGACCTCGGCGGCCTCGATCGTGCCGTCGGGGGTGAAGTCCCGGCCCGCGACCAGGTCGACGACGTGGTGGTCGGCCTTGTCCGCCCCGGTCACCCAGGCGGTGCCAGTGACGACGCGCGGGTCGACGAGGTAGCGGACCCCGTTGTCCTGCAACGACTTCGGGCCGATGTAGCCCTTGACGAGGAACGGGTTCGCGGTGAAGTCGGCCTCGTCGAGCAGGGCGACCTCGGCGGGCTCGAGCGAGGCTTCCAGCCGTTTCTGGTCGACCTCGCGATCGCCCGGGACGCCGATGCCGAGGATCTCCCACTCCTTCGCACCCGGCTGCCGGATCTTCACCATCACGTTCTTGAGCGTGTCCGCGGCGGTGAAGGTGCGGCCGAGGTCGGTCTTGGTGTTGAGGTACTCGACCAGCGTCGCGATGGTCGGCGTGCCGGGCGTGTGGTGCACCTGCGCCTCGGGCAGGCCCTCGAGCGCACGGGCGGGCGGCGCCGGCGTCACCACGGCCTCGACGTTCGCGGCGTAACCCGAATCGGTGCTGCGGACGTAGGTGTCCTCACCCGTCTCGGCGACGGCGAGGAACTCCTCGGACGCCGAACCGCCCATCGCGCCGGACGTCGCGGAGACGATCACGTACTCCAGGCCGAGCCGGTCGAAGATCTTGATGTAGGCGTCGCGGTGCTGCTGGTAGGACCGCGCCAGCCCCTCGTCGTCGAGGTCGAAGGAGTAGGAGTCCTTCATGACGAACTCGCGCCCGCGCAGGACGCCGGCCCGCGGCCGCGCCTCGTCGCGGTACTTGGTCTGGATCTGGTACAGCGCGACCGGGAAGTCCTTGTACGAGCTGTACTCGCCCTTCACGGTGAGCGCGAACAGCTCCTCGTGCGTGGGGCCGAGCAGGTAGTCGGCGCCCTTGCGGTCCTTGAGCCGGAACACGCTGTCGCCGTACTCGGTCCAGCGGCCGGTCTTCTCGTACGGCTCGCGGGGCAGCAGCGCGGGGAACTGGATCTCCTGCGCGCCCATCGCGTCCATCTCCTCGCGCACCACCGTCTCGATGTTGCGCAGCACCCGCAGGCCCAGCGGCAGCCAGGAGTAACCGCCCGGGGCCACGCGGCGGACGTAGCCGGCGCGCACCAGCAGCCGGTGGCTGGGCACTTCGGCGTCCGCCGGGTCCTCACGCAGGGTGCGAAGGAACAGCGACGACATCCTGGTGATCACTTGGGGTACTCCTCGGGGTAGCGCACGGGCGCCGATAGACGACCGGTCCAGCGTAGTCAACCCCCGCTCCGCCGCTCCACCCGGTTTACGGGTGCGCGGTTGAATGGGGACATGACAGCTCGAGTACTGCTGCCCTGGTCCGATCTCGCGGTGCCGGCCGAACTGACCGCCGCGTACTACGACGGGCAGGGCGCACCGCCACCGGACCTCGACGACGTCGAGCTCTACGTGCTGCCCTACGACAGCGGGCCGGAACCGCCGAAGCTGATTCCCCGGCTCCCGTCGCTGAAGGCGGTCCAGGCGCTCTCCGCGGGCGTGGACGGCCTGCTCCCCCTCATCCCCGACGGTGTGCGGCTGGCGAACGGGCGTGGCCTGCACGACCTGAGCGTCGCCGAGCACGCGCTCGCGCTCATCCTCGCCGCGCAGCGTTTCCTGCCGCGCTGGTTCCGCCAGCAGGCCACCGGCTCGTGGGCCCGCGAGCACACCCGCTCGCTCGCGGACTGCCGGGTCCTGCTGGTCGGCTACGGCTCGATCGGCAAGGCGATCGAGCGGTACCTGCAGGCCGGCGAGGCCGAGGTCGTGCCGGTCGCGAGCCGGGCCCGCGACGGGGTGCACGGGATCGACGAGCTGCCGGACCTGCTGCCGTCCGCCGACATCGTGGTCCTCGTGCTGCCCGAGACCCCGCGGACGCGCGGGGTGATCGGGTCGCAGGAGCTCGCCGCGCTGCCCGAAGGCGCACTGGTGGT
Proteins encoded in this region:
- a CDS encoding 2-hydroxyacid dehydrogenase; protein product: MTARVLLPWSDLAVPAELTAAYYDGQGAPPPDLDDVELYVLPYDSGPEPPKLIPRLPSLKAVQALSAGVDGLLPLIPDGVRLANGRGLHDLSVAEHALALILAAQRFLPRWFRQQATGSWAREHTRSLADCRVLLVGYGSIGKAIERYLQAGEAEVVPVASRARDGVHGIDELPDLLPSADIVVLVLPETPRTRGVIGSQELAALPEGALVVNVGRGSAIDTGALTTAVAEGRVRAALDVVDPEPLPADHPLWTLDGAIITPHVAGGSDSFYPRAKRLVEEQLARFAKGEPLLNVVT
- a CDS encoding HAD family hydrolase, translating into MDKRLVLWDIDQTLIDLRGAGRDWYTQVLSEVVGVAMTGMPPFFGRTELAITSELLTLHGIEPDEETVRKVWAGLVLASEQAVPTLTQRGLALPGAAAALAGLAAQEHAVQSLVTGNLREVAWHKLSAFDLHEHLDFEIGGYGSLSAYRPDLVAHAVEQASARHSPFAWDAVVVIGDTPHDIDAALAHGAVAVGVATGRFDASTLRAAGAHVVFTDLSDTQAVLDAVLG
- a CDS encoding proline--tRNA ligase, which translates into the protein MITRMSSLFLRTLREDPADAEVPSHRLLVRAGYVRRVAPGGYSWLPLGLRVLRNIETVVREEMDAMGAQEIQFPALLPREPYEKTGRWTEYGDSVFRLKDRKGADYLLGPTHEELFALTVKGEYSSYKDFPVALYQIQTKYRDEARPRAGVLRGREFVMKDSYSFDLDDEGLARSYQQHRDAYIKIFDRLGLEYVIVSATSGAMGGSASEEFLAVAETGEDTYVRSTDSGYAANVEAVVTPAPPARALEGLPEAQVHHTPGTPTIATLVEYLNTKTDLGRTFTAADTLKNVMVKIRQPGAKEWEILGIGVPGDREVDQKRLEASLEPAEVALLDEADFTANPFLVKGYIGPKSLQDNGVRYLVDPRVVTGTAWVTGADKADHHVVDLVAGRDFTPDGTIEAAEVREGDASPDGHGTLVAARGIEIGHIFQLGRKYTNAFEVDALGPDSKPIRITMGSYGVGVSRLVGVIAEQYHDELGLVWPRAVAPADVHVVIAGKDESVAAGAEKLAADLDAAGVRVLLDDRKATPGVKFADAELIGVPTILVVGRGLAKGVVEVKDRASGDRQDVPVDEVVAHLVKLVRG